A stretch of the Tachysurus fulvidraco isolate hzauxx_2018 chromosome 18, HZAU_PFXX_2.0, whole genome shotgun sequence genome encodes the following:
- the si:ch211-133l11.10 gene encoding rho-related GTP-binding protein RhoU encodes MTARYRHSNSEHAPPVPPRASLDRTRWRSGSTPDATVKCVLVGDGDVGKTSLIVSYTTNGYPAEHVPTAFDNFTVTVDVDGRPVQLHLCDTAGQDDLECLRPFCYRDADVFLLCYSIVAPSSFHSVRERWAPEVHRLHPVAPLVLVGTQSDLREDVQVLIQLARQQERPISVEEARLVARSLGVSAFAECSALTQKNLKAVFDTAIMVSLEHKEQPKGLRRRVMVRNKTPEKLRQLSQAWWKKLSCFM; translated from the exons ATGACAGCTCGTTATCGGCACTCTAACTCCGAGCACGCGCCCCCGGTTCCACCGAGAGCGTCACTGGACCGCACGCGCTGGCGCTCTGGTTCTACACCGGATGCTACCGTGAAGTGCGTACTTGTAGGGGACGGAGATGTAGGCAAGACCAGCCTGATTGTGAGCTACACCACGAACGGATACCCGGCGGAGCACGTGCCCACCGCCTTTGACAACTTTACAG TGACGGTGGATGTGGATGGAAGACCAGTACAGCTTCATCTCTGTGACACGGCCGGACAG GATGACCTGGAGTGTCTGCGCCCATTCTGTTACCGTGATGCTGATGTTTTTCTGCTATGCTACAGCATCGTCGCACCGTCCTCTTTCCACAGTGTGAGGGAGCGCTGGGCTCCTGAAGTGCACCGCTTGCACCCGGTGGCCCCCTTGGTTCTAGTGGGGACGCAGTCCGACCTGCGAGAGGACGTGCAGGTCCTCATCCAGCTTGCACGGCAGCAGGAACGGCCCATAAGTGTAGAAGAAGCGAGGCTGGTCGCCCGCAGCCTTGGGGTCAGTGCATTCGCAGAGTGCTCGGCTTTAACGCAGAAAAACCTCAAGGCAGTTTTTGACACAGCCATCATGGTCAGTTTAGAGCACAAGGAGCAGCCGAAGGGGCTGAGGCGGAGGGTGATGGTGAGGAACAAAACACCTGAAAAGCTCAGACAACTCTCACAGGCCTGGTGGAAAAAGCTCAGCTGTTTCATGTGA
- the triobpa gene encoding TRIO and F-actin-binding protein isoform X3, with protein MTLNSMDLKKGWMFLLDNCAEWRKFWFVLDSSGLRYYTSPDAEESDGPDGEIDISCCLDVVEFEADKNYGLQIHMRDAEITLSAMTSRIRRNWIEVLQRRIRNTDSPDNVRSEPTSPSHDDPDMMSLPLTNHREAGVGRDTEQEKRLGDRTKWFQEAVSDREPDSPWDKVQLKKGAVACVMPQIHETGVDIEKKWEDFEKIPVGEMRSLSLIGSEAPQGTDEGLQSEAALRQKTEVPRKGSADSGSVLPCGPGSLCASRLEELEGEHRERLQELERAHERERRELEMQREQMLREEVQQAAQAIEALRKAHQEELERLRGREQTDAAVVSECKSEYVSLQQELNGLSERYTQRCVELTNLQNVTGQRHTLIEERHREVEQLRKDNQELQERLNEEMSLMRSFITGQRSGVVPVGSYERSASELEMLLRVKENEIEYLHQEISCLRNEIQSLIKEKQDLSERYKAVYVELCEVKGLSDREVSSLKEHLRLTNAALEEEQQHQMRP; from the exons ATGACG ctcaaCTCTATGGACCTTAAAAAGGGATGGATGTTCTTGTTGGACAACTGCGCAGAA TGGAGAAAGTTCTGGTTTGTTCTTGACAGCTCTGGACTGAGATACTATACCAGCCCTGATGCTGAGGAg AGTGATGGGCCAGATGGAGAGATTGATATTTCATGCTGTCTAGATGTGGTGGAGTTTGAAGCGGATAAGAACTACGGACTTCAGATACAC ATGAGAGATGCAGAAATCACTCTGTCAGCCATGACGTCCCGCATCAGGAGGAACTGGATCGAGGTTCTGCAGAGACGCATCAGAAACACTGACTCACCCGATAACGTTCG GTCAGAACCCACCAGCCCATCTCACGATGACCCAGACATGATGTCATTGCCTTTGACCAATCACAGGGAGGCGGGCGTGGGCCGAGACACCGAACAGGAAAAGCGGTTAGGGGACAGAACTAAGTGGTTCCAGGAAGCCGTTTCGGACAGAGAGCCCGACAGCCCGTGGGACAAGGTGCAGCTGAAAAAGGGGGCAGTAGCTTGTGTTATGCCTCAGATCCATGAGACAGGGGTGGACATTGAGAAGAAATGGGAGGATTTTGAGAAGATTCCTGTTGGAGAGATGAGGTCGTTGTCGCTGATTGGCTCAGAGGCTCCACAAGGAACCGACGAGGGGCTACAGAGTGAG GCGGCTTTGAGGCAGAAGACGGAGGTGCCTCGTAAAGGCAGTGCCGATTCTGGATCCGTGCTTCCCTGTGGCCCGGGTTCGCTCTGTGCCTCCAGACTAGAAGAGCTGGAGGGAGAACACAGGGAGAGACTACAGGAGCTGGAGAgagcacatgagagagagaggagagagctgGAGATGCAGAGAGAGCAGATGTTGAGGGAAGAGGTGCAGCAAGCTGCACAAG CGATAGAAGCTCTGAGGAAGGCCCACCAGGAGGAGCTGGAGAGACTGAGAGGACGAGAACAAACAGACGCCGCTGTAGTGAGTGAGTGCAA gtccGAGTATGTGTCTCTGCAGCAAGAGTTGAACGGTCTGTCGGAGCGATACACTCAGAGGTGTGTGGAGCTGACTAACTTACAGAACGTCacgggacagagacacacactgatcgAGGAGCGACACAGAGAAGTGGAACAACTCCGCAAAGACAACCAG GAACTGCAGGAACGCTTGAATGAGGAAATGAGCCTAATGCGCTCCTTCATCACGGGTCAAAGGTCAGGGGTCGTCCCTGTCGGAAGCTACGAGCGCAGCGCCTCAGAACTGGAG atgttGTTGAGAGTGAAGGAGAATGAGATCGAGTATTTACACCAAGAGATCAGTTGTCTCAGGAACGAGATCCAGTCATTAATTAAG gagaagcAGGATCTGAGTGAGCGTTATAAGGCCgtgtatgtggagctttgtGAAGTGAAAGGGCTCAGTGACAGAGAGGTCAGCTCCCTGAAAGAACACCTCCGACTGACCAACGCCGCTCTGGAGGAGGAACAGCAGCACCAAATGAGGCCCTAA
- the triobpa gene encoding TRIO and F-actin-binding protein isoform X1 — translation MTDRNSRTDLSQSQGSYHEMTHSPMSPAYPESSHSILPSKQSQDETTKTDNQTTERSRSTIRRGLEALILSENKRSNSQPPVPEMTIEDYVVIANIPKVNLYPEEDEAIVVRRRPQSRSPRRDKHHSYREERDGCDEYVELEERGRGRERGRDRRERERRRHDKDTGGSSETNSTVSGITQVSQRSREENMSSGRHEGEQCDPPLMQLNSMDLKKGWMFLLDNCAEWRKFWFVLDSSGLRYYTSPDAEESDGPDGEIDISCCLDVVEFEADKNYGLQIHMRDAEITLSAMTSRIRRNWIEVLQRRIRNTDSPDNVRSEPTSPSHDDPDMMSLPLTNHREAGVGRDTEQEKRLGDRTKWFQEAVSDREPDSPWDKVQLKKGAVACVMPQIHETGVDIEKKWEDFEKIPVGEMRSLSLIGSEAPQGTDEGLQSEAALRQKTEVPRKGSADSGSVLPCGPGSLCASRLEELEGEHRERLQELERAHERERRELEMQREQMLREEVQQAAQAIEALRKAHQEELERLRGREQTDAAVVSECKSEYVSLQQELNGLSERYTQRCVELTNLQNVTGQRHTLIEERHREVEQLRKDNQELQERLNEEMSLMRSFITGQRSGVVPVGSYERSASELEMLLRVKENEIEYLHQEISCLRNEIQSLIKEKQDLSERYKAVYVELCEVKGLSDREVSSLKEHLRLTNAALEEEQQHQMRP, via the exons ATGACAGACAGGAACTCCAGAACAGATCTTAGCCAATCTCAGGGCTCCTATCATGAGATGACACACTCTCCCATGAGTCCTGCTTACCCAGAGTCATCACACAGCATCTTGCCATCAAAGCAAAGCCAAGATGAAACCACAAAAACAGACAACCAGACCACTGAGAGAAGTAGAAGCACCATTCGACGTGGTCTGGAGGCACTGATACTCTCGGAAAACAAAAGATCTAATAGCCAGCCACCTGTGCCAGAGATGACAATAGAGGACTATGTAGTCATAGCTAATATTCCCAAAGTAAATTTGTATCCAGAAGAAGATGAGGCAATCGTAGTGAGAAGAAGGCCTCAGAGTCGCAGTCCACGTAGAGACAAACACCACAG CTATAGGGAAGAGAGAGATGGCTGTGACGAATACGTAGAGCTGGAGGAacgagggagagggagggagcgagggCGAGACcgtagagagagggagagaagacgCCATGACAAGGATACTGGAGGCTCATCTGAAACCAACAGTACCGTCTCTGGCATTACACAGGTTTCACAG cGGTCCAGAGAAGAAAATATGTCTTCAGGCAGACATGAGGGAGAACAATGTGACCCTCCACTAATGCAG ctcaaCTCTATGGACCTTAAAAAGGGATGGATGTTCTTGTTGGACAACTGCGCAGAA TGGAGAAAGTTCTGGTTTGTTCTTGACAGCTCTGGACTGAGATACTATACCAGCCCTGATGCTGAGGAg AGTGATGGGCCAGATGGAGAGATTGATATTTCATGCTGTCTAGATGTGGTGGAGTTTGAAGCGGATAAGAACTACGGACTTCAGATACAC ATGAGAGATGCAGAAATCACTCTGTCAGCCATGACGTCCCGCATCAGGAGGAACTGGATCGAGGTTCTGCAGAGACGCATCAGAAACACTGACTCACCCGATAACGTTCG GTCAGAACCCACCAGCCCATCTCACGATGACCCAGACATGATGTCATTGCCTTTGACCAATCACAGGGAGGCGGGCGTGGGCCGAGACACCGAACAGGAAAAGCGGTTAGGGGACAGAACTAAGTGGTTCCAGGAAGCCGTTTCGGACAGAGAGCCCGACAGCCCGTGGGACAAGGTGCAGCTGAAAAAGGGGGCAGTAGCTTGTGTTATGCCTCAGATCCATGAGACAGGGGTGGACATTGAGAAGAAATGGGAGGATTTTGAGAAGATTCCTGTTGGAGAGATGAGGTCGTTGTCGCTGATTGGCTCAGAGGCTCCACAAGGAACCGACGAGGGGCTACAGAGTGAG GCGGCTTTGAGGCAGAAGACGGAGGTGCCTCGTAAAGGCAGTGCCGATTCTGGATCCGTGCTTCCCTGTGGCCCGGGTTCGCTCTGTGCCTCCAGACTAGAAGAGCTGGAGGGAGAACACAGGGAGAGACTACAGGAGCTGGAGAgagcacatgagagagagaggagagagctgGAGATGCAGAGAGAGCAGATGTTGAGGGAAGAGGTGCAGCAAGCTGCACAAG CGATAGAAGCTCTGAGGAAGGCCCACCAGGAGGAGCTGGAGAGACTGAGAGGACGAGAACAAACAGACGCCGCTGTAGTGAGTGAGTGCAA gtccGAGTATGTGTCTCTGCAGCAAGAGTTGAACGGTCTGTCGGAGCGATACACTCAGAGGTGTGTGGAGCTGACTAACTTACAGAACGTCacgggacagagacacacactgatcgAGGAGCGACACAGAGAAGTGGAACAACTCCGCAAAGACAACCAG GAACTGCAGGAACGCTTGAATGAGGAAATGAGCCTAATGCGCTCCTTCATCACGGGTCAAAGGTCAGGGGTCGTCCCTGTCGGAAGCTACGAGCGCAGCGCCTCAGAACTGGAG atgttGTTGAGAGTGAAGGAGAATGAGATCGAGTATTTACACCAAGAGATCAGTTGTCTCAGGAACGAGATCCAGTCATTAATTAAG gagaagcAGGATCTGAGTGAGCGTTATAAGGCCgtgtatgtggagctttgtGAAGTGAAAGGGCTCAGTGACAGAGAGGTCAGCTCCCTGAAAGAACACCTCCGACTGACCAACGCCGCTCTGGAGGAGGAACAGCAGCACCAAATGAGGCCCTAA
- the dla gene encoding delta-like protein A codes for MGRVVLLLSVVCILASQAFCSGVFELKLQEFLNKKGIQGNRNCCKGGLTSPYQQCECKTFFRVCLKHYQPNANPEPPCTYGSTATPVLGSNSFQIPDTLPDGSFTNPIRMNFGFTWPGTFSLIIEAVHAESKEDLTTETPERIISTMTTQRHLTVGEDWAQDLHSAGRTELKFSYRFVCDEHYYGEGCSVFCRPRDDTFGHFTCGERGEIICDAGWKGQYCTEPNCLPGCDEEHGYCEKPGECKCRVGFKGRYCDECIRYPGCLHGTCQQPWQCNCQEGWGGLFCNQDLNYCTHHKPCLNGATCSNTGQGSYTCSCRPGFTGTSCEIEVNECTGNPCRNGGSCTDLENTYTCACPPGYYGKNCELSAMTCADGPCFNGGRCADNPDGGYFCQCPTGYAGFNCEKKIDHCTSGPCSNGARCVDLVNSYLCQCPEGFTGMNCDRVSDECSLFPCQNGGTCQEGANGYTCTCPPGYTGRNCSSPISRCQHNPCHNGATCHERNNRYVCACVPGYGGRNCQFLLPERASQAGSDIPWTAVGSGVLLVLLLIVACAVLVVCVRSKVQQRRRSREEEAANGESETINNLTNNCHRDKDLSVSVVSGLAPVKNINKKIDFHGEHDLSANAEKSGFKSRHQSSDYNLVHEVKYEVKHEVKLEHVGKETAAKELADSCEDVKCQSLQDSCEFEEKRRKRLKSDASKHFESRCSESKFSECSESRYPESSYSDSLYSESAGTSACASASVSTCVDTKYKSVMVMSEEKDECVIATEV; via the exons aTGGGGCGCGTAGTTCTGTTGCTCTCAGTCGTGTGCATCTTGGCCAGCCAG GCTTTTTGCTCTGGTGTTTTTGAGCTCAAGCTGCAAGAGTTTCTCAACAAAAAGGGCATCCAAGGGAACAGGAACTGCTGTAAAGGCGGACTAACGTCGCCGTACCAACAGTGTGAGTGCAAAACGTTTTTCCGGGTGTGTTTAAAGCACTACCAGCCCAACGCCAACCCGGAGCCGCCGTGCACATATGGAAGCACGGCCACTCCCGTCCTGGGCTCCAACTCTTTTCAGATCCCGGATACGTTACCGGATGGCTCGTTCACCAATCCTATCAGGATGAACTTCGGCTTCACGTGGCCG GGAACGTTTTCATTGATCATTGAGGCAGTGCACGCCGAATCCAAAGAGGATCTTACAACAG aaaccCCAGAGCGCATCATCAGCACCATGACTACGCAGAGACACCTGACAGTCGGAGAGGACTGGGCTCAGGACCTGCACAGCGCAGGCAGAACCGAGCTCAAATTCTCCTACCGGTTTGTCTGCGATGAGCACTACTATGGTGAAGGCTGCTCGGTTTTCTGCCGGCCCAGGGACGATACATTTGGCCATTTCACCTGCGGCGAGCGCGGAGAGATCATATGCGATGCCGGTTGGAAAGGCCAATACTGCACAGAGC CAAACTGCCTCCCTGGATGTGATGAAGAGCATGGCTATTGTGAGAAACCTGGAGAGTGCAA GTGCAGAGTGGGCTTCAAAGGCCGATACTGTGACGAGTGCATTCGTTACCCAGGATGCCTTCATGGGACGTGCCAGCAGCCATGGCAATGCAACTGCCAGGAGGGATGGGGTGGCCTTTTCTGCAACCAGG ATCTAAACTACTGCACACATCACAAGCCCTGTCTGAATGGAGCCACTTGTAGCAACACTGGTCAAGGCAGCTACACCTGTTCCTGCCGCCCGGGATTCACTGGCACCAGTTGTGAGATTGAGGTCAACGAATGTACTGGGAATCCATGCCGCAACGGAGGGAGCTGCACT GACTTGGAAAATACCTACACCTGTGCCTGTCCTCCTGGGTACTATGGCAAAAACTGTGAACTCAGCGCCATGACTTGTGCAGATGGTCCATGTTTCAATGGGGGACGCTGTGCTGATAACCCTGACGGTGGCTACTTCTGCCAGTGTCCCACAGGCTATGCTGGCTTTAACTGTGAGAAGAAGATTGATCACTGCACATCTGGCCCTTGTTCAAATG GTGCCCGTTGTGTGGACCTAGTGAACTCATACCTGTGCCAGTGTCCTGAGGGTTTCACCGGAATGAACTGTGACCGTGTCAGTGACGAGTGCTCCTTGTTCCCTTGCCAGAATGGTGGTACCTGCCAGGAGGGTGCTAATGGCTATACATGCACTTGCCCACCTGGTTACACAGGGCGTAACTGCAGCTCGCCTATCAGCCGCTGCCAGCACAACCCATGCCACAATGGTGCCACATGCCATGAACGTAACAACCGGtatgtttgtgcttgtgtgccTGGTTATGGAGGACGCAACTGCCAGTTTCTGCTTCCAGAACGTGCATCCCAGGCTGGCAGTGACATCCCATGGACAGCAGTGGGCTCAGGCGTGTTGCTGGTGCTTCTGCTGATTGTGGCATGCGCTGTTCTGGTGGTCTGTGTGCGATCAAAGGTGCAGCAGCGGCGTAGGAGTCGTGAGGAAGAAGCGGCAAATGGGGAAAGTGAGACTATCAACAACCTCACAAATAACTGCCACCGGGATAAGGACctcagtgtcagtgtggtgtcgggATTGGCACCAGTCAAAAACATCAACAAGAAGATAGATTTTCATGGTGAGCATGACCTGAGTGCCAACGCGGAGAAGAGTGGCTTTAAGTCAAGGCACCAATCCTCCGACTACAACCTTGTGCACGAAGTGAAGTACGAGGTTAAGCATGAGGTGAAGCTGGAGCATGTCGGAAAAGAGACAGCAGCAAAGGAATTGGCTGATAGCTGCGAAGATGTGAAGTGCCAAAGCTTGCAAGACTCATGCGAGTTTGAAGAAAAACGCAGAAAACGCTTGAAAAG TGATGCATCAAAGCATTTTGAGTCCAGATGTTCTGAGTCCAAGTTCTCAGAGTGCTCTGAATCAAGGTATCCCGAGTCGAGCTATTCCGATTCGCTGTATTCCGAGTCAGCAGGCACATCTGCATGTGCATCGGCATCCGTGTCGACATGCGTCGACACCAAATACAAGTCCGTCATGGTGATGTCGGAGGAGAAAGATGAATGTGTAATTGCAACCGAG GTGTAA
- the triobpa gene encoding TRIO and F-actin-binding protein isoform X2 has product MTDRNSRTDLSQSQGSYHEMTHSPMSPAYPESSHSILPSKQSQDETTKTDNQTTERSRSTIRRGLEALILSENKRSNSQPPVPEMTIEDYVVIANIPKVNLYPEEDEAIVVRRRPQSRSPRRDKHHSYREERDGCDEYVELEERGRGRERGRDRRERERRRHDKDTGGSSETNSTVSGITQVSQRSREENMSSGRHEGEQCDPPLMQGWMFLLDNCAEWRKFWFVLDSSGLRYYTSPDAEESDGPDGEIDISCCLDVVEFEADKNYGLQIHMRDAEITLSAMTSRIRRNWIEVLQRRIRNTDSPDNVRSEPTSPSHDDPDMMSLPLTNHREAGVGRDTEQEKRLGDRTKWFQEAVSDREPDSPWDKVQLKKGAVACVMPQIHETGVDIEKKWEDFEKIPVGEMRSLSLIGSEAPQGTDEGLQSEAALRQKTEVPRKGSADSGSVLPCGPGSLCASRLEELEGEHRERLQELERAHERERRELEMQREQMLREEVQQAAQAIEALRKAHQEELERLRGREQTDAAVVSECKSEYVSLQQELNGLSERYTQRCVELTNLQNVTGQRHTLIEERHREVEQLRKDNQELQERLNEEMSLMRSFITGQRSGVVPVGSYERSASELEMLLRVKENEIEYLHQEISCLRNEIQSLIKEKQDLSERYKAVYVELCEVKGLSDREVSSLKEHLRLTNAALEEEQQHQMRP; this is encoded by the exons ATGACAGACAGGAACTCCAGAACAGATCTTAGCCAATCTCAGGGCTCCTATCATGAGATGACACACTCTCCCATGAGTCCTGCTTACCCAGAGTCATCACACAGCATCTTGCCATCAAAGCAAAGCCAAGATGAAACCACAAAAACAGACAACCAGACCACTGAGAGAAGTAGAAGCACCATTCGACGTGGTCTGGAGGCACTGATACTCTCGGAAAACAAAAGATCTAATAGCCAGCCACCTGTGCCAGAGATGACAATAGAGGACTATGTAGTCATAGCTAATATTCCCAAAGTAAATTTGTATCCAGAAGAAGATGAGGCAATCGTAGTGAGAAGAAGGCCTCAGAGTCGCAGTCCACGTAGAGACAAACACCACAG CTATAGGGAAGAGAGAGATGGCTGTGACGAATACGTAGAGCTGGAGGAacgagggagagggagggagcgagggCGAGACcgtagagagagggagagaagacgCCATGACAAGGATACTGGAGGCTCATCTGAAACCAACAGTACCGTCTCTGGCATTACACAGGTTTCACAG cGGTCCAGAGAAGAAAATATGTCTTCAGGCAGACATGAGGGAGAACAATGTGACCCTCCACTAATGCAG GGATGGATGTTCTTGTTGGACAACTGCGCAGAA TGGAGAAAGTTCTGGTTTGTTCTTGACAGCTCTGGACTGAGATACTATACCAGCCCTGATGCTGAGGAg AGTGATGGGCCAGATGGAGAGATTGATATTTCATGCTGTCTAGATGTGGTGGAGTTTGAAGCGGATAAGAACTACGGACTTCAGATACAC ATGAGAGATGCAGAAATCACTCTGTCAGCCATGACGTCCCGCATCAGGAGGAACTGGATCGAGGTTCTGCAGAGACGCATCAGAAACACTGACTCACCCGATAACGTTCG GTCAGAACCCACCAGCCCATCTCACGATGACCCAGACATGATGTCATTGCCTTTGACCAATCACAGGGAGGCGGGCGTGGGCCGAGACACCGAACAGGAAAAGCGGTTAGGGGACAGAACTAAGTGGTTCCAGGAAGCCGTTTCGGACAGAGAGCCCGACAGCCCGTGGGACAAGGTGCAGCTGAAAAAGGGGGCAGTAGCTTGTGTTATGCCTCAGATCCATGAGACAGGGGTGGACATTGAGAAGAAATGGGAGGATTTTGAGAAGATTCCTGTTGGAGAGATGAGGTCGTTGTCGCTGATTGGCTCAGAGGCTCCACAAGGAACCGACGAGGGGCTACAGAGTGAG GCGGCTTTGAGGCAGAAGACGGAGGTGCCTCGTAAAGGCAGTGCCGATTCTGGATCCGTGCTTCCCTGTGGCCCGGGTTCGCTCTGTGCCTCCAGACTAGAAGAGCTGGAGGGAGAACACAGGGAGAGACTACAGGAGCTGGAGAgagcacatgagagagagaggagagagctgGAGATGCAGAGAGAGCAGATGTTGAGGGAAGAGGTGCAGCAAGCTGCACAAG CGATAGAAGCTCTGAGGAAGGCCCACCAGGAGGAGCTGGAGAGACTGAGAGGACGAGAACAAACAGACGCCGCTGTAGTGAGTGAGTGCAA gtccGAGTATGTGTCTCTGCAGCAAGAGTTGAACGGTCTGTCGGAGCGATACACTCAGAGGTGTGTGGAGCTGACTAACTTACAGAACGTCacgggacagagacacacactgatcgAGGAGCGACACAGAGAAGTGGAACAACTCCGCAAAGACAACCAG GAACTGCAGGAACGCTTGAATGAGGAAATGAGCCTAATGCGCTCCTTCATCACGGGTCAAAGGTCAGGGGTCGTCCCTGTCGGAAGCTACGAGCGCAGCGCCTCAGAACTGGAG atgttGTTGAGAGTGAAGGAGAATGAGATCGAGTATTTACACCAAGAGATCAGTTGTCTCAGGAACGAGATCCAGTCATTAATTAAG gagaagcAGGATCTGAGTGAGCGTTATAAGGCCgtgtatgtggagctttgtGAAGTGAAAGGGCTCAGTGACAGAGAGGTCAGCTCCCTGAAAGAACACCTCCGACTGACCAACGCCGCTCTGGAGGAGGAACAGCAGCACCAAATGAGGCCCTAA